From Colias croceus chromosome 27, ilColCroc2.1, one genomic window encodes:
- the LOC123703775 gene encoding piggyBac transposable element-derived protein 4-like isoform X2 has protein sequence MPRGIESSSLPPPPPPNQAFETTRAPGGSIRITEPVTIARTPRGSVKRKRVVEESIHFTSVERTAACGMDQEEDEAALEDPEQMEHVRKWVCELPSPGTSGCIPPSSSVPDPVPSTSGTTVPMHTRIRETEGSEFDSDFDDEFDVDELIASGGMTRNIPDDDELDDRVRKIVQSVESAMDEAVDNLVGTSTVFHWQANFDSFGGVPETFSGPTPGAIKDYDTPYEAFTDIWSRDIMELICKETNRYAKQVVDAETAAGTLKASSRLHRWVDTDVDELYLLFAIYIFMGIDPRTSQHEYWKVNSYLEMPKFRQLMTYNRFILLSKFLHFTDNSDVSQDLPLSGGIQLSAKLRKLAPVISHLNSKFECLYNLNQDIAIDESLTLYKGRLSWAQAIRSKAARFGIKSFELCESKTGYMYRFDIYTGKNSERSNVALSVDLAGKSTQVVLDLLKGLDRRGHCVTMDNYYNCPSLARYLKTLGFDCLGTLRPNREHVPEEIAKVPKNVAKGTIVSRHSGDVSCIAWKDSKVVTMISTYHTDETYVSRKAGRELVKPVVVRDYNNTMGGVDLKDQKLSMYLLERKRCLKWYMKMFKRLLNVSVHNALILLLSSLGRRNMALLTHRKFREQLASALVTAHRRPSREIVVPVEENTRLRRDIMHVPEYLASNKRMRCHICLRNGTRKMVRLKCETCDEAMCFGDCWKVWHTAQQLPGKIIHVRKGRRN, from the exons ctCTTCTCTGCCACCGCCACCACCGCCTAATCAGGCCTTTGAGACGACAAGGGCCCCTGGGGGCTCCATTCGAATTACAGAACCTGTAACAATAGCGCGCACTCCCAGGGGCTCTGTCAAAAGAAAACGTGTCGTCGAAGAGTCCATTCa tttcacCTCAGTCGAGAGGACAGCCGCCTGCGGAATGGACCAGGAAGAGGATGAGGCTGCGCTGGAGGATCCGGAGCAAATGGAGCATGTGCGGAAGTGGGTGTGTGAGTTGCCGTCGCCAGGCACTTCCGGGTGTATACCACCGTCGTCTAGTGTGCCCGACCCTGTGCCATCAACATCAGGTACTACGGTTCCTATGCACACTAGAATACGGGAAACCGAAGGCAGTGAGTTCGATTCCGATTTCGATGATGAATTCGATGTCGACGAACTCATTGCTTCCGGCGGTATGACTCGAAATATCCCGGACGACGACGAATTGGATGATCGTGTTCGTAAAATTGTACAATCGGTGGAAAGCGCAATGGATGAAGCTGTCGACAACTTGGTTGGCACGTCTACTGTTTTCCATTGGCAAGCAAACTTTGATAGCTTTGGTGGTGTGCCTGAAACCTTTTCAGGGCCAACCCCAGGAGCTATCAAAGACTACGATACGCCCTATGAAGCCTTTACAGATATCTGGAGTAGAGACATCATGGAGCTTATCTGTAAGGAAACCAATAGATATGCTAAGCAAGTTGTCGATGCTGAAACTGCAGCTGGCACTTTGAAAGCATCATCTCGTTTACATCGTTGGGTTGACACCGATGTAGACGAGTTGTATTTGCTTTTTgctatttatatattcatgGGGATTGATCCGCGTACTTCTCAGCATGAATATTGGAAGGTCAACAGCTATCTGGAAATGCCAAAGTTCAGACAGTTGATGACATACAACCGCTTCATATTGCTAAGCAAATTTCTGCATTTTACGGACAATTCTGATGTGAGTCAGGATTTGCCGTTAAGTGGAGGAATACAGCTTTCAGCAAAGTTGCGGAAACTCGCACCAGTTATTTCccatttaaattcaaaattcgaGTGTTTGTACAATTTAAATCAAGATATAGCTATTGACGAGTCATTGACCTTATACAAGGGCCGCTTGTCCTGGGCTCAAGCTATAAGATCAAAGGCCGCGCGATTTGGTATTAAATCTTTTGAACTTTGCGAGTCTAAAACTGGATATATGTACAGGTTTGATATTTACACTGGGAAGAATTCTGAACGCAGCAATGTGGCTCTTAGTGTTGATTTAGCTGGCAAGAGTACCCAAGTGGTACTCGATTTATTGAAAGGTCTCGATCGGAGAGGACACTGTGTTACGatggataattattataattgccCTTCGTTGGCACGGTACCTTAAAACTTTGGGATTTGATTGTCTGGGGACATTGCGCCCTAATCGCGAACACGTACCAGAGGAGATTGCTAAGGTTCCGAAGAATGTGGCCAAGGGTACGATCGTGAGTCGTCACTCTGGTGACGTTTCATGCATTGCATGGAAAGACTCCAAAGTGGTCACTATGATCTCCACCTACCACACCGACGAAACCTATGTAAGTCGAAAGGCTGGACGCGAGCTTGTAAAGCCCGTAGTTGTGAGAGATTACAACAATACTATGGGAGGTGTTGATCTGAAAGATCAAAAACTCTCTATGTATTTGTTGGAGCGAAAGAGATGTTTGAAATggtacatgaaaatgtttaaaaggCTGCTGAACGTCAGTGTGCACAACGCGCTCATATTATTGTTGAGTTCTTTGGGTCGTCGAAATATGGCTTTGCTTACGCATCGTAAATTCCGCGAACAGCTCGCCTCAGCCCTCGTGACGGCTCATCGCCGCCCGTCACGGGAGATTGTAGTGCCTGTAGAGGAAAATACGAGGCTAAGAAGGGACATCATGCACGTACCCGAATACCTCGCCTCTAATAAGAGAATGCGTTGTCACATTTGTCTTCGCAATGGTACACGAAAGATGGTGCGTTTGAAATGCGAAACCTGCGACGAGGCTATGTGCTTTGGGGATTGTTGGAAGGTTTGGCATACCGCCCAACAACTCCCAGGCAAAATTATCCACGTTCGAAAAGGGAGGCGTAATTGA
- the LOC123703866 gene encoding piggyBac transposable element-derived protein 4-like isoform X1 produces the protein MDPAKMKVLDLRSELGALGLDTKGNKPALVERLKKALEAKSGKNLPDTSILDTSTEDADEPPTPCKPAPRTTRRTSSSRLAATPIIENGVKTEDNAEEAVEVKTEPAEADDSTADSENKEETSEVPEVTEDQVMLGAKLDKRIKFVIRSSLPPPPPPNQAFETTRAPGGSIRITEPVTIARTPRGSVKRKRVVEESIHFTSVERTAACGMDQEEDEAALEDPEQMEHVRKWVCELPSPGTSGCIPPSSSVPDPVPSTSGTTVPMHTRIRETEGSEFDSDFDDEFDVDELIASGGMTRNIPDDDELDDRVRKIVQSVESAMDEAVDNLVGTSTVFHWQANFDSFGGVPETFSGPTPGAIKDYDTPYEAFTDIWSRDIMELICKETNRYAKQVVDAETAAGTLKASSRLHRWVDTDVDELYLLFAIYIFMGIDPRTSQHEYWKVNSYLEMPKFRQLMTYNRFILLSKFLHFTDNSDVSQDLPLSGGIQLSAKLRKLAPVISHLNSKFECLYNLNQDIAIDESLTLYKGRLSWAQAIRSKAARFGIKSFELCESKTGYMYRFDIYTGKNSERSNVALSVDLAGKSTQVVLDLLKGLDRRGHCVTMDNYYNCPSLARYLKTLGFDCLGTLRPNREHVPEEIAKVPKNVAKGTIVSRHSGDVSCIAWKDSKVVTMISTYHTDETYVSRKAGRELVKPVVVRDYNNTMGGVDLKDQKLSMYLLERKRCLKWYMKMFKRLLNVSVHNALILLLSSLGRRNMALLTHRKFREQLASALVTAHRRPSREIVVPVAENTRLRSDIIHAPKYLASNKRMRCHICLRNGTRKMVRLKCETCDEAMCFGDCWKVWHTAQQLPGKIIHVRKGRRN, from the exons atggATCCCGCTAAAATGAAAGTGCTCGATCTACGATCGGAGCTTGGTGCCCTCGGATTAGACACTAAGGGCAACAAGCCGGCATTAGTGGAAAGGTTAAAAAAGGCGCTCGAAGCTAAATCAGGAAAAA ACCTTCCCGACACATCAATTTTAGATACTTCAACAGAGGATGCCGACGAGCCTCCCACTCCTTGCAAACCAGCTCCCAGAACTACTAGAAGAACGTCATCATCAAGACTGGCTGCTACTCctattata GAAAATGGTGTAAAAACTGAAGACAATGCTGAGGAAGCGGTGGAAGTGAAGACCGAACCAGCGGAAGCAGATGACAGTACAGCTGACAGCGAGAATAAGGAAGAAACCA GTGAGGTGCCAGAAGTGACTGAAGACCAAGTGATGCTCGGAGCCAAACTCGACAAGAGGATCAAGTTTGTTATCCG ctCTTCTCTGCCACCGCCACCACCGCCTAATCAGGCCTTTGAGACGACAAGGGCCCCTGGGGGCTCCATTCGAATTACAGAACCTGTAACAATAGCGCGCACTCCCAGGGGCTCTGTCAAAAGAAAACGTGTCGTCGAAGAGTCCATTCa tttcacCTCAGTCGAGAGGACAGCCGCCTGCGGAATGGACCAGGAAGAGGATGAGGCTGCGCTGGAGGATCCGGAGCAAATGGAGCATGTGCGGAAGTGGGTGTGTGAGTTGCCGTCGCCAGGCACTTCCGGGTGTATACCACCGTCGTCTAGTGTGCCCGACCCTGTGCCATCAACATCAGGTACTACGGTTCCTATGCACACTAGAATACGGGAAACCGAAGGCAGTGAGTTCGATTCCGATTTCGATGATGAATTCGATGTCGACGAACTCATTGCTTCCGGCGGTATGACTCGAAATATCCCGGACGACGACGAATTGGATGATCGTGTTCGTAAAATTGTACAATCGGTGGAAAGCGCAATGGATGAAGCTGTCGACAACTTGGTTGGCACGTCTACTGTTTTCCATTGGCAAGCAAACTTTGATAGCTTTGGTGGTGTGCCTGAAACCTTTTCAGGGCCAACCCCAGGAGCTATCAAAGACTACGATACGCCCTATGAAGCCTTTACAGATATCTGGAGTAGAGACATCATGGAGCTTATCTGTAAGGAAACCAATAGATATGCTAAGCAAGTTGTCGATGCTGAAACTGCAGCTGGCACTTTGAAAGCATCATCTCGTTTACATCGTTGGGTTGACACCGATGTAGACGAGTTGTATTTGCTTTTTgctatttatatattcatgGGGATTGATCCGCGTACTTCTCAGCATGAATATTGGAAGGTCAACAGCTATCTGGAAATGCCAAAGTTCAGACAGTTGATGACATACAACCGCTTCATATTGCTAAGCAAATTTCTGCATTTTACGGACAATTCTGATGTGAGTCAGGATTTGCCGTTAAGTGGAGGAATACAGCTTTCAGCAAAGTTGCGGAAACTCGCACCAGTTATTTCccatttaaattcaaaattcgaGTGTTTGTACAATTTAAATCAAGATATAGCTATTGACGAGTCATTGACCTTATACAAGGGCCGCTTGTCCTGGGCTCAAGCTATAAGATCAAAGGCCGCGCGATTTGGTATTAAATCTTTTGAACTTTGCGAGTCTAAAACTGGATATATGTACAGGTTTGATATTTACACTGGGAAGAATTCTGAACGCAGCAATGTGGCTCTTAGTGTTGATTTAGCTGGCAAGAGTACCCAAGTGGTACTCGATTTATTGAAAGGTCTCGATCGGAGAGGACACTGTGTTACGatggataattattataattgccCTTCGTTGGCACGGTACCTTAAAACTTTGGGATTTGATTGTCTGGGGACATTGCGCCCTAATCGCGAACACGTACCAGAGGAGATTGCTAAGGTTCCGAAGAATGTGGCCAAGGGTACGATCGTGAGTCGTCACTCTGGTGACGTTTCATGCATTGCATGGAAAGACTCCAAAGTGGTCACTATGATCTCCACCTACCACACCGACGAAACCTATGTAAGTCGAAAGGCTGGACGCGAGCTTGTAAAGCCCGTAGTTGTGAGAGATTACAACAATACTATGGGAGGTGTTGATCTGAAAGATCAAAAACTCTCTATGTATTTGTTGGAGCGAAAGAGATGTTTGAAATggtacatgaaaatgtttaaaaggCTGCTGAACGTCAGTGTGCACAACGCGCTCATATTATTGTTGAGTTCTTTGGGTCGTCGAAATATGGCTTTGCTTACGCATCGTAAATTCCGCGAACAGCTCGCCTCAGCCCTCGTGACGGCTCATCGCCGCCCGTCACGGGAGATTGTAGTGCCTGTAGCGGAAAATACGAGGCTAAGAAGTGACATTATCCACGCACCCAAATACCTCGCCTCTAATAAGAGAATGCGTTGTCACATTTGTCTTCGCAATGGTACACGAAAGATGGTGCGTTTGAAATGCGAAACCTGCGACGAGGCTATGTGCTTTGGGGATTGTTGGAAGGTTTGGCATACCGCCCAACAACTCCCAGGCAAAATTATCCACGTTCGAAAAGGGAGGCGTAATTGA
- the LOC123703866 gene encoding piggyBac transposable element-derived protein 4-like isoform X2, with protein sequence MPRGIESSSLPPPPPPNQAFETTRAPGGSIRITEPVTIARTPRGSVKRKRVVEESIHFTSVERTAACGMDQEEDEAALEDPEQMEHVRKWVCELPSPGTSGCIPPSSSVPDPVPSTSGTTVPMHTRIRETEGSEFDSDFDDEFDVDELIASGGMTRNIPDDDELDDRVRKIVQSVESAMDEAVDNLVGTSTVFHWQANFDSFGGVPETFSGPTPGAIKDYDTPYEAFTDIWSRDIMELICKETNRYAKQVVDAETAAGTLKASSRLHRWVDTDVDELYLLFAIYIFMGIDPRTSQHEYWKVNSYLEMPKFRQLMTYNRFILLSKFLHFTDNSDVSQDLPLSGGIQLSAKLRKLAPVISHLNSKFECLYNLNQDIAIDESLTLYKGRLSWAQAIRSKAARFGIKSFELCESKTGYMYRFDIYTGKNSERSNVALSVDLAGKSTQVVLDLLKGLDRRGHCVTMDNYYNCPSLARYLKTLGFDCLGTLRPNREHVPEEIAKVPKNVAKGTIVSRHSGDVSCIAWKDSKVVTMISTYHTDETYVSRKAGRELVKPVVVRDYNNTMGGVDLKDQKLSMYLLERKRCLKWYMKMFKRLLNVSVHNALILLLSSLGRRNMALLTHRKFREQLASALVTAHRRPSREIVVPVAENTRLRSDIIHAPKYLASNKRMRCHICLRNGTRKMVRLKCETCDEAMCFGDCWKVWHTAQQLPGKIIHVRKGRRN encoded by the exons ATGCCGAGAGGAATAGAAAG ctCTTCTCTGCCACCGCCACCACCGCCTAATCAGGCCTTTGAGACGACAAGGGCCCCTGGGGGCTCCATTCGAATTACAGAACCTGTAACAATAGCGCGCACTCCCAGGGGCTCTGTCAAAAGAAAACGTGTCGTCGAAGAGTCCATTCa tttcacCTCAGTCGAGAGGACAGCCGCCTGCGGAATGGACCAGGAAGAGGATGAGGCTGCGCTGGAGGATCCGGAGCAAATGGAGCATGTGCGGAAGTGGGTGTGTGAGTTGCCGTCGCCAGGCACTTCCGGGTGTATACCACCGTCGTCTAGTGTGCCCGACCCTGTGCCATCAACATCAGGTACTACGGTTCCTATGCACACTAGAATACGGGAAACCGAAGGCAGTGAGTTCGATTCCGATTTCGATGATGAATTCGATGTCGACGAACTCATTGCTTCCGGCGGTATGACTCGAAATATCCCGGACGACGACGAATTGGATGATCGTGTTCGTAAAATTGTACAATCGGTGGAAAGCGCAATGGATGAAGCTGTCGACAACTTGGTTGGCACGTCTACTGTTTTCCATTGGCAAGCAAACTTTGATAGCTTTGGTGGTGTGCCTGAAACCTTTTCAGGGCCAACCCCAGGAGCTATCAAAGACTACGATACGCCCTATGAAGCCTTTACAGATATCTGGAGTAGAGACATCATGGAGCTTATCTGTAAGGAAACCAATAGATATGCTAAGCAAGTTGTCGATGCTGAAACTGCAGCTGGCACTTTGAAAGCATCATCTCGTTTACATCGTTGGGTTGACACCGATGTAGACGAGTTGTATTTGCTTTTTgctatttatatattcatgGGGATTGATCCGCGTACTTCTCAGCATGAATATTGGAAGGTCAACAGCTATCTGGAAATGCCAAAGTTCAGACAGTTGATGACATACAACCGCTTCATATTGCTAAGCAAATTTCTGCATTTTACGGACAATTCTGATGTGAGTCAGGATTTGCCGTTAAGTGGAGGAATACAGCTTTCAGCAAAGTTGCGGAAACTCGCACCAGTTATTTCccatttaaattcaaaattcgaGTGTTTGTACAATTTAAATCAAGATATAGCTATTGACGAGTCATTGACCTTATACAAGGGCCGCTTGTCCTGGGCTCAAGCTATAAGATCAAAGGCCGCGCGATTTGGTATTAAATCTTTTGAACTTTGCGAGTCTAAAACTGGATATATGTACAGGTTTGATATTTACACTGGGAAGAATTCTGAACGCAGCAATGTGGCTCTTAGTGTTGATTTAGCTGGCAAGAGTACCCAAGTGGTACTCGATTTATTGAAAGGTCTCGATCGGAGAGGACACTGTGTTACGatggataattattataattgccCTTCGTTGGCACGGTACCTTAAAACTTTGGGATTTGATTGTCTGGGGACATTGCGCCCTAATCGCGAACACGTACCAGAGGAGATTGCTAAGGTTCCGAAGAATGTGGCCAAGGGTACGATCGTGAGTCGTCACTCTGGTGACGTTTCATGCATTGCATGGAAAGACTCCAAAGTGGTCACTATGATCTCCACCTACCACACCGACGAAACCTATGTAAGTCGAAAGGCTGGACGCGAGCTTGTAAAGCCCGTAGTTGTGAGAGATTACAACAATACTATGGGAGGTGTTGATCTGAAAGATCAAAAACTCTCTATGTATTTGTTGGAGCGAAAGAGATGTTTGAAATggtacatgaaaatgtttaaaaggCTGCTGAACGTCAGTGTGCACAACGCGCTCATATTATTGTTGAGTTCTTTGGGTCGTCGAAATATGGCTTTGCTTACGCATCGTAAATTCCGCGAACAGCTCGCCTCAGCCCTCGTGACGGCTCATCGCCGCCCGTCACGGGAGATTGTAGTGCCTGTAGCGGAAAATACGAGGCTAAGAAGTGACATTATCCACGCACCCAAATACCTCGCCTCTAATAAGAGAATGCGTTGTCACATTTGTCTTCGCAATGGTACACGAAAGATGGTGCGTTTGAAATGCGAAACCTGCGACGAGGCTATGTGCTTTGGGGATTGTTGGAAGGTTTGGCATACCGCCCAACAACTCCCAGGCAAAATTATCCACGTTCGAAAAGGGAGGCGTAATTGA